A single genomic interval of Tursiops truncatus isolate mTurTru1 chromosome 16, mTurTru1.mat.Y, whole genome shotgun sequence harbors:
- the VAX1 gene encoding ventral anterior homeobox 1, whose translation MFGKRDKMDVRCHSDAEAARVSKNAHKESRESKGAEGNLPAAFLKEPQGAFSASGAAEDCNKSKSNSTADPDYCRRILVRDAKGSIREIILPKGLDLDRPKRTRTSFTAEQLYRLEMEFQRCQYVVGRERTELARQLNLSETQVKVWFQNRRTKQKKDQGKDSELRSVVSETAATCSVLRLLEQGRLLSPPGLPALLPPCATGALGSALRGPNLPALGAGSAAVSAAAAAPGPAGAASPHPPAVGGAPGPGPTGPGGLHAGAPAAGHGLFSLPVPSLLGSVASRLSSAPLTMAGSLAGNLQELSARYLSSSAFEPYSRTNNKEGAEKKALD comes from the exons ATGTTCGGGAAACGAGACAAAATGGACGTTCGGTGCCACTCGGACGCAGAGGCTGCCCGGGTCTCGAAGAATGCGCACAAGGAGAGCCGGGAGAGCAAGGGCGCGGAGGGGAACCTCCCTGCCGCCTTCCTCAAGGAACCGCAGGGCGCCTTCTCTGCGTCGGGCGCCGCGGAAGATTGTAACAAAAGTAAATCCAATTCAACCGCGGATCCGGATTACTGCCGCCGGATCCTGGTCCGAG ATGCCAAGGGGTCCATCCGAGAGATCATCCTGCCCAAGGGCCTGGACCTGGATCGGCCCAAGAGGACGCGCACTTCCTTCACGGCGGAGCAGCTCTACCGGCTGGAGATGGAGTTCCAGCGCTGCCAGTACGTGGTGGGCCGGGAGAGAACCGAGCTCGCTCGGCAGCTCAACCTCTCAGAGACCCAG GTGAAGGTCTGGTTCCAGAACCGGCGCACGAAGCAGAAGAAGGACCAAGGCAAGGACTCGGAGCTGCGCTCGGTGGTGTCGGAGACGGCGGCCACGTGCAGCGTGCTGCGGCTGCTGGAGCAGGGCCGCCTGCTGTCGCCGCCCGGCCTGCCTGCGCTGCTGCCGCCATGCGCCACAGGCGCACTCGGCTCGGCGCTACGCGGGCCCAACCTGCCGGCCCTGGGCGCGGGCTCTGCCGCGGTCTCggcagccgccgccgccccggGTCCCGCAGGCGCCGCGTCCCCGCACCCGCCGGCCGTGGGAGGCGCTCCGGGCCCCGGGCCCACCGGGCCAGGGGGACTGCACGCGGGCGCACCGGCTGCCGGCCACGGCCTCTTCAGCCTGCCCGTGCCCTCGCTGCTCGGATCCGTCGCCAGCCGCCTTTCCTCCGCCCCGTTGACAATGGCCGGTTCGCTGGCCGGGAATTTGCAAGAACTCTCCGCCCGATACCTGAGCTCCTCGGCCTTCGAGCCTTACTCCCGGACCAACAATAAAGAAGGGGCCGAGAAAAAAGCGCTGGACTGA